A single genomic interval of Lathyrus oleraceus cultivar Zhongwan6 chromosome 7, CAAS_Psat_ZW6_1.0, whole genome shotgun sequence harbors:
- the LOC127100429 gene encoding uncharacterized protein LOC127100429 isoform X10 translates to MPSKESKITGIPGPKSNVSANATTTRSGMLSSGSSKRNQNAHPSLPKNPTPSIPSLSKNPTPSIPRMSKNPTPSISSLSKNPTYVPSIPKVDMADKCSVSRSLTKQAGKLSDTPVSILRPPSRMDQTTHQTGTIKSSGLRKPSPSIGFFSQVKASGSHSLQKSSIPCKPSESNIPKLRKLGTVSVKEARSKIVKGAAKNRTKELSHSDVNSEAIVPIDNKQKAGVEVDFDSSSFEIISKQAEVENILDDVILKSKEQGELHENEIISSMENMVLPTHEKEFLTKSQTHEQLEKDADHTLEKMSDTNELSLSDVKPEAIVQIDNKQMAGVEVDCDSSIFEIISKQAEVENILDDVILKSKEQGELHENEIISSMENMVLPTREKEFLTKSQTHEQLEKEADHTLEKVSDTKELSLSDVKPEAIMQIDNKQMAGVEVDCDSSVFEIISKQAEVENILDDVILKSKEQGELHENEIISSMENMVLPTHEKEFLTKSQTHEQLEKEADHTLEKVSDTKELSLSDVKPEAIVQIDNKQMAGVEVDCDSSVFEIISKQAEVENILDDVILKSKEQGELHENEIISSMENMVLPTHEKEFLTKSQTHEQLEKEADHTLEKVSDTKELSLSDVKPEAIVQIDNKQMPGVEGDCDSSIFEIISKQAEVENILDDVILKSKEQGELHENEIISSMENMVIPTHENELLKKSQTHEQLEKEADHTLDNKLYDVTSNGDRSSYQEPQSTLFPIMQRTSNTVQNTIGQDEDDQIKGPTGDIPPFKESLILQAEFSGEFKGYKSAKTALLNSSLDDFCKTVPEGSKQGTPCKNTEQVNCGADEFGRYEGDAQGHLLNESLIINCKKTTQSNLDAVSQQLQADQPKALNPSGVEEIGPEKENISDMNSSQPVHVTSLFSKGSPENSILGINDASEDESKIIEIKDCQLPVDDQLGFILRSPVDKECDQVIDSKAIRDRTPEFELDRLSENCITVSASSLADDNNINEDSYLPGFQKSSAVVAVNSQDVHLDSDFLPKVIVSSTEIKEQNLVEDAFEGCGFHSNEHNATNHHIEDMSVNIEGNHDVDGKVELLQINDVDEKAEFLQINDVDEKMELLQINDVEDGNHDVDEKVELLQINDVEDGNHVVLQIKDVDEKVELLQINDVEDENHDVDEKVELLQINGAEDGNRDVDEKVELLQINDVDEMVELLQINDVDEKVELLQLNDVEDGNHDVDEKVELLQINGAEDGNRDVDEKVELLQINGAEDKNRDVDEKVELLQINNVDEKVELLQINDVEDGNHDVDEKVELLRINGAEDGNCDLDENVDLLQINDVDEKVEHLQINDVDEKVEILQINDVEDGNHDVDGKVELLQINGAEDGNRDVDEKVELLQINDVDEKVELLQINDVDKTVELLQINDVEDGNHDVDEKAELLQINGAEDGNHDVDEKVELLQINGAEDGNHDVDEKVELLQINGADDGNCDVDEKVELLQINDVDEKVELLQINDVEDGNHDVDEKVELLQINGAEDGNHDVEDKVELLQINDAEEGLSDILPLVETQLNMNFFSSEFDSSIEVSEDPFSTAVSLICEKQCSLSENSKLLSSDMLVNKDGNQGVDEKVELLQINGAEEGSLDISPSVEIQLENVISAEFDSSTKVSEDPCLLSEKSKLLASENSIFNATIPQGSEVSSMKLNENAISAELGSSIDVSEGPCLLSEKSKLLASENSIFNATIPEGSEVSSVKLNRNAISADLDSSIQVSEGPFTSAVAWKSEEQCLLSEKSKLLDSDNSIFIETILQGNEVGSVNSESLSDAAVTTVFENDKSPNTDMASQSKDKIDFPEEDNGKIIHLEIDATKTKQEVPIAKPPLNVAPFTEEWLAAIEAAGEEILMMKSGAVQNSPPDKVQNEPNPWSPVKKNQEIGPFDCTKITKHNIQSSDPS, encoded by the exons ATGCCGAGTAAAGAGTCAAAAATCACTGGGATACCAGGACCAAAATCCAATGTTTCTGCAAATGCAACTACCACTAGGAGTGGAATGTTGAGCTCAGGTTCCTCAAAAAGAAATCAGAATGCACATCCTA GCCTGCCAAAAAATCCTACGCCAAGCATCCCTAGCCTATCAAAAAATCCTACGCCAAGCATCCCTCGCATGTCAAAAAATCCTACACCAAGCATCTCTAGCCTGTCAAAAAATCCTACATATGTTCCAAGCATCCCTAAAGTTGATATGGCTGACAAGTGTTCTGTTAGTAGAAGTCTTACCAAGCAGGCTGGAAAACTTTCG GATACCCCAGTTTCCATACTACGTCCACCATCCAGAATGGATCAAACAACGCATCAAACAGGGACAATAAAATCATCAGGCCTACGGAAGCCATCTCCCTCCATTGGTTTCTTTTCTCAG GTAAAAGCTTCCGGTTCACACAGCTTGCAGAAAAGCTCCATACCCTGCAAACCTTCAGAGAGTAACATTCCTAAACTAAGGAAGTTGGGAACAGTTTCTGTTAAAGAAGCAAGGTCCAAAATTGTCAAAGGGGCAGCAAAGAATCGTACTAAGGAATTAAGCCATTCAGATGTCAACTCAGAAGCAATTGTGCCAATAGACAATAAGCAGAAGGCTGGTGTAGAAGTGGATTTTGATTCTTCTAGTTTTGAAATAATAAGTAAGCAAGCAGAGGTTGAAAACATTCTTGATGATGTCATCTTAAAATCTAAGGAGCAAGGAGAACTACATGAAAATGAGATCATTTCAAGCATGGAGAACATGGTATTACCTACACATGAAAAGGAATTTCTTACGAAGAGTCAGACACACGAGCAGTTGGAGAAAGACGCTGACCACACTCTGGAGAAAATGTCAGACACTAATGAATTAAGCCTTTCAGATGTCAAGCCAGAAGCAATCGTGCAAATAGACAATAAGCAGATGGCTGGTGTAGAAGTGGATTGTGATTCTTCGATTTTTGAAATAATAAGTAAGCAAGCAGAGGTTGAAAACATTCTTGATGATGTCATCTTAAAATCCAAGGAACAAGGAGAACTACATGAAAATGAGATCATTTCTAGCATGGAGAACATGGTATTACCTACACGTGAAAAGGAATTTCTTACAAAGAGTCAGACACATGAGCAGTTGGAGAAAGAGGCTGACCACACTCTGGAGAAAGTGTCAGACACTAAGGAATTAAGCCTTTCAGACGTCAAGCCAGAAGCAATCATGCAAATAGACAATAAGCAGATGGCTGGTGTAGAAGTGGATTGTGATTCTTCGGTTTTTGAAATAATAAGTAAGCAAGCAGAGGTTGAAAACATTCTTGATGATGTCATCTTAAAATCTAAGGAGCAAGGAGAACTACATGAAAATGAGATCATTTCAAGCATGGAGAACATGGTATTACCTACACATGAAAAGGAATTTCTTACGAAGAGTCAGACACATGAGCAGTTGGAGAAAGAGGCTGACCACACTCTGGAGAAAGTGTCAGACACTAAGGAATTAAGCCTTTCAGATGTCAAGCCAGAAGCAATCGTGCAAATAGACAATAAGCAGATGGCTGGTGTAGAAGTGGATTGTGATTCTTCGGTTTTTGAAATAATAAGTAAGCAAGCAGAGGTTGAAAACATTCTTGATGATGTTATCTTAAAATCCAAGGAACAAGGAGAACTACATGAAAATGAGATCATTTCTAGCATGGAGAACATGGTATTACCTACACATGAAAAGGAATTTCTTACAAAGAGTCAGACACATGAGCAGTTGGAGAAAGAGGCTGACCACACTCTGGAGAAAGTGTCAGACACTAAGGAATTAAGCCTTTCAGATGTCAAGCCAGAAGCAATCGTGCAAATAGACAATAAGCAGATGCCTGGTGTAGAAGGGGATTGTGATTCTTCGATTTTTGAAATAATAAGTAAGCAAGCAGAGGTTGAAAACATTCTTGATGATGTCATCTTAAAATCCAAGGAGCAAGGAGAACTACATGAAAATGAGATCATTTCTAGCATGGAGAACATGGTAATACCTACACATGAGAATGAACTTCTTAAAAAGAGTCAGACACATGAGCAGTTGGAGAAAGAGGCCGACCACACTCTGGATAACAAGTTATATGATGTTACGTCAAATGGGGACCGGTCTTCATATCAGGAACCACAGTCTACGCTCTTTCCTATCATGCAGAGAACTTCTAATACTGTGCAGAATACCATAGGACAAGATGAAGATGATCAAATCAAAGGGCCCACCGGTGACATTCCGCCTTTCAAGGAAAGTTTGATACTACAGGCAGAGTTTTCAGGAGAGTTTAAGGGATACAAGAGTGCCAAGACTGCACTTTTAAATTCTAGCCTTGATGATTTTTGCAAAACTGTCCCCGAAGGATCTAAACAAGGAACCCCGTGTAAGAATACTGAACAGGTAAATTGTGGTGCTGATGAATTTGGTAGATATGAAGGAGATGCACAGGGGCATTTATTGAACGAGAGTCTCATAATCAATTGCAAAAAAACCACCCAAAGTAATTTAGACGCAGTTAGTCAGCAGTTACAGGCAGACCAACCCAAGGCTCTAAATCCTAGTGGTGTAGAAGAAATTGGACCGGAAAAAGAAAATATCTCTGATATGAACAGTTCTCAGCCAGTTCATGTGACGAGCTTATTTTCCAAAGGTTCTCCTGAAAATTCCATACTAGGAATCAATGACGCTTCTGAGGATGAATCTAAAATAATTGAGATCAAAGACTGTCAGCTTCCTGTAGATGATCAATTAGGTTTCATCCTGAGAAGCCCAGTGGATAAGGAATGTGACCAGGTTATTGACTCAAAAGCAATCCGTGATAGAACTCCGGAGTTTGAATTGGATAGGTTGAGTGAAAATTGTATAACTGTTTCAGCATCTTCATTGGCAGATGATAATAACATAAATGAAGATTCCTATCTTCCTGGGTTTCAAAAGTCTAGTGCTGTTGTTGCTGTAAATTCCCAGGATGTTCACTTGGATAGTGACTTTCTGCCAAAAGTTATTGTTTCATCTACAGAAATCAAGGAGCAAAATTTAGTTGAGGATGCATTTGAAGGATGCGGGTTCCATAGCAATGAGCACAATGCTACCAATCATCATATTGAAGATATGTCTGTAAACATAGAGGGAAATCATGATGTCGATGGAAAGGTGGAACTTCTGCAAATCAATGATGTGGATGAAAAGGCGGAATTTTTGCAAATCAATGATGTGGATGAAAAGATGGAACTCTTGCAAATCAATGATGTAGAAGATGGAAATCATGATGTGGATGAAAAGGTGGAACTTTTGCAAATCAATGATGTAGAAGATGGAAATCATGTTGTGTTGCAAATCAAGGATGTGGATGAAAAGGTGGAACTTTTGCAAATCAATGATGTAGAAGATGAAAATCATGATGTGGATGAAAAGGTGGAACTCTTGCAAATCAATGGTGCAGAAGATGGAAATCGTGATGTGGACGAAAAGGTGGAACTTTTGCAAATAAATGATGTGGACGAAATGGTGGAACTTTTGCAAATCAATGATGTGGATGAAAAGGTGGAACTTTTGCAACTCAATGATGTAGAAGATGGAAATCATGACGTGGATGAAAAGGTGGAACTCTTGCAAATCAACGGGGCGGAAGATGGAAATCGTGATGTGGATGAAAAGGTGGAACTTTTGCAAATCAATGGTGCAGAAGATAAAAATCGTGATGTGGATGAAAAGGTGGAACTTTTGCAAATCAATAATGTAGATGAAAAGGTGGAACTTTTGCAAATCAATGATGTGGAAGATGGAAATCATGATGTGGATGAAAAGGTGGAACTCTTGCGAATCAATGGTGCAGAAGATGGAAATTGTGATTTGGATGAAAATGTGGATCTTTTGCAGATCAATGATGTGGATGAAAAGGTGGAACATTTGCAAATCAATGATGTGGATGAAAAGGTGGAAATTTTGCAAATCAATGATGTAGAAGATGGAAATCATGATGTGGATGGAAAG GTGGAACTCTTGCAAATCAATGGTGCAGAAGATGGAAATCGTGATGTGGATGAAAAGGTGGAACTTTTGCAAATCAATGATGTGGATGAAAAGGTGGAACTTTTGCAAATTAATGATGTGGATAAAACGGTGGAACTTTTGCAAATCAATGATGTAGAAGATGGAAATCATGACGTGGATGAAAAGGCGGAACTCTTGCAAATCAATGGTGCAGAAGATGGAAATCATGATGTGGATGAAAAGGTGGAACTCTTGCAAATCAATGGTGCAGAAGATGGAAATCATGATGTGGATGAAAAGGTGGAACTGTTGCAAATCAATGGTGCAGACGATGGAAATTGTGATGTGGACGAAAAGGTGGAACTTTTGCAAATCAATGATGTGGATGAAAAGGTGGAACTTTTGCAAATCAACGATGTAGAAGATGGAAATCATGATGTGGATGAAAAGGTGGAACTCTTGCAAATCAATGGTGCAGAAGATGGAAATCATGATGTGGAAGACAAGGTTGAACTTTTGCAAATCAATGATGCTGAAGAAGGTTTGTCGGATATACTGCCTTTAGTTGAAACTCAACTCAATATGAACTTTTTTTCTTCTGAATTTGACTCTTCTATTGAAGTGAGTGAAGATCCCTTTTCAACTGCAGTTTCTTTGATATGTGAGAAGCAGTGTAGTTTAAGTGAAAATTCAAAGTTACTAAGTTCAGATATGCTTGTAAACAAAGATGGAAATCAAGGTGTCGATGAAAAAGTGGAACTTTTGCAAATCAACGGTGCAGAAGAAGGTTCATTAGATATATCTCCTTCAGTTGAAATTCAACTCGAGAATGTTATTTCTGCTGAATTTGATTCTTCTACTAAAGTGAGTGAAGATCCATGTCTTTTAAgtgaaaaatcaaaattattAGCTTCAGAGAATTCAATCTTCAATGCAACAATCCCACAAGGCAGCGAAGTTAGTTCAATGAAACTCAATGAGAACGCTATTTCTGCTGAATTAGGTTCTTCTATTGATGTGAGTGAAGGCCCCTGTCTTTTAAgtgaaaaatcaaaattattAGCTTCAGAGAATTCAATCTTCAACGCAACAATCCCAGAAGGCAGCGAAGTTAGTTCAGTGAAACTCAATAGGAATGCTATTTCTGCTGATTTAGATTCTTCTATTCAAGTGAGTGAAGGCCCCTTTACTAGTGCAGTTGCTTGGAAATCTGAGGAGCAATGTCTTTTAAGTGAAAAATCGAAGTTACTAGATTCAGATAATTCAATCTTCATTGAAACAATCCTACAAGGTAATGAAGTTGGTTCAGTGAACAGTGAAAGTTTATCAGATGCAGCTGTAACTACTGTCTTTGAGAATGATAAGTCTCCTAATACTGACATGGCAAGTCAGTCAAAAGACAAAATCGACTTTCCAGAAGAAGACAACGGCAAAATAATTCATCT CGAAATAGATGCAACTAAAACCAAGCAGGAAGTTCCGATAGCGAAGCCTCCACTGAATGTTGCTCCCTTTACTGAGGAATGGTTAGCTGCAATAGAAGCAGCTGGAGAG GAGATTTTAATGATGAAGAGTGGCGCTGTACAAAACTCTCCTCCTGACAAAGTCCAGAATGAACCGAACCCTTGGTCACCG GtgaagaaaaatcaagagatTGGACCATTTGATTGTACTAAAATAACCAAACATAACATCCAGAGTTCCGATCCATCGTGA
- the LOC127100429 gene encoding uncharacterized protein LOC127100429 isoform X31, with translation MPSKESKITGIPGPKSNVSANATTTRSGMLSSGSSKRNQNAHPSLPKNPTPSIPSLSKNPTPSIPRMSKNPTPSISSLSKNPTYVPSIPKVDMADKCSVSRSLTKQAGKLSDTPVSILRPPSRMDQTTHQTGTIKSSGLRKPSPSIGFFSQVKASGSHSLQKSSIPCKPSESNIPKLRKLGTVSVKEARSKIVKGAAKNRTKELSHSDVNSEAIVPIDNKQKAGVEVDFDSSSFEIISKQAEVENILDDVILKSKEQGELHENEIISSMENMVLPTHEKEFLTKSQTHEQLEKDADHTLEKMSDTNELSLSDVKPEAIVQIDNKQMAGVEVDCDSSIFEIISKQAEVENILDDVILKSKEQGELHENEIISSMENMVLPTREKEFLTKSQTHEQLEKEADHTLEKVSDTKELSLSDVKPEAIMQIDNKQMAGVEVDCDSSVFEIISKQAEVENILDDVILKSKEQGELHENEIISSMENMVLPTHEKEFLTKSQTHEQLEKEADHTLEKVSDTKELSLSDVKPEAIVQIDNKQMAGVEVDCDSSVFEIISKQAEVENILDDVILKSKEQGELHENEIISSMENMVLPTHEKEFLTKSQTHEQLEKEADHTLEKVSDTKELSLSDVKPEAIVQIDNKQMPGVEGDCDSSIFEIISKQAEVENILDDVILKSKEQGELHENEIISSMENMVIPTHENELLKKSQTHEQLEKEADHTLDNKLYDVTSNGDRSSYQEPQSTLFPIMQRTSNTVQNTIGQDEDDQIKGPTGDIPPFKESLILQAEFSGEFKGYKSAKTALLNSSLDDFCKTVPEGSKQGTPCKNTEQVNCGADEFGRYEGDAQGHLLNESLIINCKKTTQSNLDAVSQQLQADQPKALNPSGVEEIGPEKENISDMNSSQPVHVTSLFSKGSPENSILGINDASEDESKIIEIKDCQLPVDDQLGFILRSPVDKECDQVIDSKAIRDRTPEFELDRLSENCITVSASSLADDNNINEDSYLPGFQKSSAVVAVNSQDVHLDSDFLPKVIVSSTEIKEQNLVEDAFEGCGFHSNEHNATNHHIEDMSVNIEGNHDVDGKVELLQINDVDEKAEFLQINDVDEKMELLQINDVEDGNHDVDEKVELLQINDVEDGNHVVLQIKDVDEKVELLQINDVEDENHDVDEKVELLQINGAEDGNRDVDEKVELLQINDVDEMVELLQINDVDEKVELLQINDVDEKVELLQINDVDEKVEILQINDVEDGNHDVDKKVELLQINGAEDGNRDVDEKVELLQINDVDEKVELLQINDVDKTVELLQINDVEDGNHDVDEKAELLQINGAEDGNHDVDEKVELLQINGAEDGNHDVDEKVELLQINGADDGNCDVDEKVELLQINDVDEKVELLQINDVEDGNHDVDEKVELLQINGAEDGNHDVEDKVELLQINDAEEGLSDILPLVETQLNMNFFSSEFDSSIEVSEDPFSTAVSLICEKQCSLSENSKLLSSDMLVNKDGNQGVDEKVELLQINGAEEGSLDISPSVEIQLENVISAEFDSSTKVSEDPCLLSEKSKLLASENSIFNATIPQGSEVSSMKLNENAISAELGSSIDVSEGPCLLSEKSKLLASENSIFNATIPEGSEVSSVKLNRNAISADLDSSIQVSEGPFTSAVAWKSEEQCLLSEKSKLLDSDNSIFIETILQGNEVGSVNSESLSDAAVTTVFENDKSPNTDMASQSKDKIDFPEEDNGKIIHLEIDATKTKQEVPIAKPPLNVAPFTEEWLAAIEAAGEEILMMKSGAVQNSPPDKVQNEPNPWSPVKKNQEIGPFDCTKITKHNIQSSDPS, from the exons ATGCCGAGTAAAGAGTCAAAAATCACTGGGATACCAGGACCAAAATCCAATGTTTCTGCAAATGCAACTACCACTAGGAGTGGAATGTTGAGCTCAGGTTCCTCAAAAAGAAATCAGAATGCACATCCTA GCCTGCCAAAAAATCCTACGCCAAGCATCCCTAGCCTATCAAAAAATCCTACGCCAAGCATCCCTCGCATGTCAAAAAATCCTACACCAAGCATCTCTAGCCTGTCAAAAAATCCTACATATGTTCCAAGCATCCCTAAAGTTGATATGGCTGACAAGTGTTCTGTTAGTAGAAGTCTTACCAAGCAGGCTGGAAAACTTTCG GATACCCCAGTTTCCATACTACGTCCACCATCCAGAATGGATCAAACAACGCATCAAACAGGGACAATAAAATCATCAGGCCTACGGAAGCCATCTCCCTCCATTGGTTTCTTTTCTCAG GTAAAAGCTTCCGGTTCACACAGCTTGCAGAAAAGCTCCATACCCTGCAAACCTTCAGAGAGTAACATTCCTAAACTAAGGAAGTTGGGAACAGTTTCTGTTAAAGAAGCAAGGTCCAAAATTGTCAAAGGGGCAGCAAAGAATCGTACTAAGGAATTAAGCCATTCAGATGTCAACTCAGAAGCAATTGTGCCAATAGACAATAAGCAGAAGGCTGGTGTAGAAGTGGATTTTGATTCTTCTAGTTTTGAAATAATAAGTAAGCAAGCAGAGGTTGAAAACATTCTTGATGATGTCATCTTAAAATCTAAGGAGCAAGGAGAACTACATGAAAATGAGATCATTTCAAGCATGGAGAACATGGTATTACCTACACATGAAAAGGAATTTCTTACGAAGAGTCAGACACACGAGCAGTTGGAGAAAGACGCTGACCACACTCTGGAGAAAATGTCAGACACTAATGAATTAAGCCTTTCAGATGTCAAGCCAGAAGCAATCGTGCAAATAGACAATAAGCAGATGGCTGGTGTAGAAGTGGATTGTGATTCTTCGATTTTTGAAATAATAAGTAAGCAAGCAGAGGTTGAAAACATTCTTGATGATGTCATCTTAAAATCCAAGGAACAAGGAGAACTACATGAAAATGAGATCATTTCTAGCATGGAGAACATGGTATTACCTACACGTGAAAAGGAATTTCTTACAAAGAGTCAGACACATGAGCAGTTGGAGAAAGAGGCTGACCACACTCTGGAGAAAGTGTCAGACACTAAGGAATTAAGCCTTTCAGACGTCAAGCCAGAAGCAATCATGCAAATAGACAATAAGCAGATGGCTGGTGTAGAAGTGGATTGTGATTCTTCGGTTTTTGAAATAATAAGTAAGCAAGCAGAGGTTGAAAACATTCTTGATGATGTCATCTTAAAATCTAAGGAGCAAGGAGAACTACATGAAAATGAGATCATTTCAAGCATGGAGAACATGGTATTACCTACACATGAAAAGGAATTTCTTACGAAGAGTCAGACACATGAGCAGTTGGAGAAAGAGGCTGACCACACTCTGGAGAAAGTGTCAGACACTAAGGAATTAAGCCTTTCAGATGTCAAGCCAGAAGCAATCGTGCAAATAGACAATAAGCAGATGGCTGGTGTAGAAGTGGATTGTGATTCTTCGGTTTTTGAAATAATAAGTAAGCAAGCAGAGGTTGAAAACATTCTTGATGATGTTATCTTAAAATCCAAGGAACAAGGAGAACTACATGAAAATGAGATCATTTCTAGCATGGAGAACATGGTATTACCTACACATGAAAAGGAATTTCTTACAAAGAGTCAGACACATGAGCAGTTGGAGAAAGAGGCTGACCACACTCTGGAGAAAGTGTCAGACACTAAGGAATTAAGCCTTTCAGATGTCAAGCCAGAAGCAATCGTGCAAATAGACAATAAGCAGATGCCTGGTGTAGAAGGGGATTGTGATTCTTCGATTTTTGAAATAATAAGTAAGCAAGCAGAGGTTGAAAACATTCTTGATGATGTCATCTTAAAATCCAAGGAGCAAGGAGAACTACATGAAAATGAGATCATTTCTAGCATGGAGAACATGGTAATACCTACACATGAGAATGAACTTCTTAAAAAGAGTCAGACACATGAGCAGTTGGAGAAAGAGGCCGACCACACTCTGGATAACAAGTTATATGATGTTACGTCAAATGGGGACCGGTCTTCATATCAGGAACCACAGTCTACGCTCTTTCCTATCATGCAGAGAACTTCTAATACTGTGCAGAATACCATAGGACAAGATGAAGATGATCAAATCAAAGGGCCCACCGGTGACATTCCGCCTTTCAAGGAAAGTTTGATACTACAGGCAGAGTTTTCAGGAGAGTTTAAGGGATACAAGAGTGCCAAGACTGCACTTTTAAATTCTAGCCTTGATGATTTTTGCAAAACTGTCCCCGAAGGATCTAAACAAGGAACCCCGTGTAAGAATACTGAACAGGTAAATTGTGGTGCTGATGAATTTGGTAGATATGAAGGAGATGCACAGGGGCATTTATTGAACGAGAGTCTCATAATCAATTGCAAAAAAACCACCCAAAGTAATTTAGACGCAGTTAGTCAGCAGTTACAGGCAGACCAACCCAAGGCTCTAAATCCTAGTGGTGTAGAAGAAATTGGACCGGAAAAAGAAAATATCTCTGATATGAACAGTTCTCAGCCAGTTCATGTGACGAGCTTATTTTCCAAAGGTTCTCCTGAAAATTCCATACTAGGAATCAATGACGCTTCTGAGGATGAATCTAAAATAATTGAGATCAAAGACTGTCAGCTTCCTGTAGATGATCAATTAGGTTTCATCCTGAGAAGCCCAGTGGATAAGGAATGTGACCAGGTTATTGACTCAAAAGCAATCCGTGATAGAACTCCGGAGTTTGAATTGGATAGGTTGAGTGAAAATTGTATAACTGTTTCAGCATCTTCATTGGCAGATGATAATAACATAAATGAAGATTCCTATCTTCCTGGGTTTCAAAAGTCTAGTGCTGTTGTTGCTGTAAATTCCCAGGATGTTCACTTGGATAGTGACTTTCTGCCAAAAGTTATTGTTTCATCTACAGAAATCAAGGAGCAAAATTTAGTTGAGGATGCATTTGAAGGATGCGGGTTCCATAGCAATGAGCACAATGCTACCAATCATCATATTGAAGATATGTCTGTAAACATAGAGGGAAATCATGATGTCGATGGAAAGGTGGAACTTCTGCAAATCAATGATGTGGATGAAAAGGCGGAATTTTTGCAAATCAATGATGTGGATGAAAAGATGGAACTCTTGCAAATCAATGATGTAGAAGATGGAAATCATGATGTGGATGAAAAGGTGGAACTTTTGCAAATCAATGATGTAGAAGATGGAAATCATGTTGTGTTGCAAATCAAGGATGTGGATGAAAAGGTGGAACTTTTGCAAATCAATGATGTAGAAGATGAAAATCATGATGTGGATGAAAAGGTGGAACTCTTGCAAATCAATGGTGCAGAAGATGGAAATCGTGATGTGGACGAAAAGGTGGAACTTTTGCAAATAAATGATGTGGACGAAATGGTGGAACTTTTGCAAATCAATGATGTGGATGAAAAG GTGGAACTTTTGCAAATCAATGATGTGGATGAAAAGGTGGAACTTTTGCAAATTAATGATGTGGATGAAAAGGTGGAAATTTTGCAAATCAATGATGTAGAAGATGGAAATCATGACGTGGATAAAAAGGTGGAACTCTTGCAAATCAATGGTGCAGAAGATGGAAATCGTGATGTGGATGAAAAGGTGGAACTTTTGCAAATCAATGATGTGGATGAAAAGGTGGAACTTTTGCAAATTAATGATGTGGATAAAACGGTGGAACTTTTGCAAATCAATGATGTAGAAGATGGAAATCATGACGTGGATGAAAAGGCGGAACTCTTGCAAATCAATGGTGCAGAAGATGGAAATCATGATGTGGATGAAAAGGTGGAACTCTTGCAAATCAATGGTGCAGAAGATGGAAATCATGATGTGGATGAAAAGGTGGAACTGTTGCAAATCAATGGTGCAGACGATGGAAATTGTGATGTGGACGAAAAGGTGGAACTTTTGCAAATCAATGATGTGGATGAAAAGGTGGAACTTTTGCAAATCAACGATGTAGAAGATGGAAATCATGATGTGGATGAAAAGGTGGAACTCTTGCAAATCAATGGTGCAGAAGATGGAAATCATGATGTGGAAGACAAGGTTGAACTTTTGCAAATCAATGATGCTGAAGAAGGTTTGTCGGATATACTGCCTTTAGTTGAAACTCAACTCAATATGAACTTTTTTTCTTCTGAATTTGACTCTTCTATTGAAGTGAGTGAAGATCCCTTTTCAACTGCAGTTTCTTTGATATGTGAGAAGCAGTGTAGTTTAAGTGAAAATTCAAAGTTACTAAGTTCAGATATGCTTGTAAACAAAGATGGAAATCAAGGTGTCGATGAAAAAGTGGAACTTTTGCAAATCAACGGTGCAGAAGAAGGTTCATTAGATATATCTCCTTCAGTTGAAATTCAACTCGAGAATGTTATTTCTGCTGAATTTGATTCTTCTACTAAAGTGAGTGAAGATCCATGTCTTTTAAgtgaaaaatcaaaattattAGCTTCAGAGAATTCAATCTTCAATGCAACAATCCCACAAGGCAGCGAAGTTAGTTCAATGAAACTCAATGAGAACGCTATTTCTGCTGAATTAGGTTCTTCTATTGATGTGAGTGAAGGCCCCTGTCTTTTAAgtgaaaaatcaaaattattAGCTTCAGAGAATTCAATCTTCAACGCAACAATCCCAGAAGGCAGCGAAGTTAGTTCAGTGAAACTCAATAGGAATGCTATTTCTGCTGATTTAGATTCTTCTATTCAAGTGAGTGAAGGCCCCTTTACTAGTGCAGTTGCTTGGAAATCTGAGGAGCAATGTCTTTTAAGTGAAAAATCGAAGTTACTAGATTCAGATAATTCAATCTTCATTGAAACAATCCTACAAGGTAATGAAGTTGGTTCAGTGAACAGTGAAAGTTTATCAGATGCAGCTGTAACTACTGTCTTTGAGAATGATAAGTCTCCTAATACTGACATGGCAAGTCAGTCAAAAGACAAAATCGACTTTCCAGAAGAAGACAACGGCAAAATAATTCATCT CGAAATAGATGCAACTAAAACCAAGCAGGAAGTTCCGATAGCGAAGCCTCCACTGAATGTTGCTCCCTTTACTGAGGAATGGTTAGCTGCAATAGAAGCAGCTGGAGAG GAGATTTTAATGATGAAGAGTGGCGCTGTACAAAACTCTCCTCCTGACAAAGTCCAGAATGAACCGAACCCTTGGTCACCG GtgaagaaaaatcaagagatTGGACCATTTGATTGTACTAAAATAACCAAACATAACATCCAGAGTTCCGATCCATCGTGA